Below is a window of Halomicrobium mukohataei DSM 12286 DNA.
ATCAGGACGTTCTTCGCCCTCTCCTTCGCCTGATTCCGCTTCGAAGCGATCTTCGCGTTCCTTATGTATAGATAGTTTCAGTCACACCAGAGACGATCTCGTCTCGAAAACGAGTCGCCCAGAATACCCATCTATACCAGCAATTTCCCCCGGTAATAAGCGGTCGTCGAATGTGGAATGATGTCTGCCGTGAGTGTCGTGTGTCTGTCGAGCTCAGGTGGTCGTGCTGAATATACGGCGCGTCTCTCTCACAGGGCTAGAGACACGGACTCGGGACGAAGAGCCGTTCGAACCGTGGTCACTCTGTCCGCCGATACCACTTTGCGAGGCCGGCACTCGTCGCCATCTCAACGACACCGAATGCTACCGCTGGAAGTGAGGCTATCGTTGGGAGACCAGCTGCGATTACGAGCGCCGCCGCGATCGCAAAATCACGCATCCCAACCGAGAGCACCGACGCAATGTGCGTAGACCGAGATCCAGCACGGCTCAGAACGAAGCCGATACCGTATCCAAGCGTGTTGAGAACGACGACGCCAACTCCGATGCCAGTCAGAAGTCCTGTATTTAATCTGATAGTTGCGGCGTTTGCGGCTGTTACCCCGCCGATGATGAGGACGACCATCGTTGCCGAGATAGCCGGATAGTAGGCATCATACACGCCGACACGCTCCGGTTGCCACGCCCGAACGCAGACGGCGGCCAGCATAGGGACGACGACTGCCACGATCAACTGTTCGATTATCGGCATCGTCGGGACGGCGACCTCACCAACGAGGAGAGCCACCACAGCCGGGATGAATCCGACACTCCCCACACCGATGACGACCAGTGCAGTCGTCGAGAGGGCTGTCTCACCCCCGGCGAGTTCCGTCATTACTGGTGTCACGAGTTCCGGCGTCGCCGCTCCGAGGACGACAAATCCGACGGTCAACTCCGGCGACAATCCAAGTCTGCGCGCGACCCCGAATGCGAGAAAGGGCATCGTGACGTGACCCACGAGTACGAGTCCCAACGTCCGGGCGCGAATCTGCCTGAACTGTTTGACCGAAAGCGTTAACGAGACACTCCCGATCATCACCGCCAAGATGAGCGTCGACGCCCGTGTTACGACTGCAATCTCCGGGATGGCAATCCCGAGTCCAACCGCGAGGAGAATCCACAGCAAGAGATAGTCTTCAATGAGGTCGGTCACACTCATCGGTATCGGGTGGCTTGTCGTTCGAGCAGTCGTCGTATCACGTCGTCGATCCCGCTCCGGTGTGCAACGTGTCCGATAGAGATTCTGGACGAGAAGTACCGCCGTTGTGCATCGCCCGCTCGAACACGGCGCGCTCGGATTCGACGAACTCTCTGAGGCAGCCGGGCCGACTCCGAACAGGGGGACTCTCGAACACCCTCAAGATCGACGCGGAGCCACCGCCGCATTCAACCGGATGCCCGCTCTACGTGACGTATGTCGATCGTTCGTTCGGTTGTCACGCTCGCTCGCGACCGGAACGTTACGTTCCTCGCGGCGGGCATCGCCTACTACGCGTTCGTGTCTATCGTTCCCCTGCTGCTCCTGGCGATCGCCGTCGCCTCGACGCTCGGCGGCCAGGCGTTCGCAGACCGGGTCGTCGCAGTGCTGGGCCGGATGCTCTCGGCGTCGGGCCAGGACCTCGTGACGGGTGCACTCACCGACACCGCCGGGCGGGGGACGGCCTCGCTGGTCGGCTTCCTGGTGTTGCTCTGGAGCGGACTGAAGCTCTTTCGTGGACTCGATCAGGCGTTCGACGAAGTGTACGCCGCCGAG
It encodes the following:
- a CDS encoding bile acid:sodium symporter family protein, with the protein product MSVTDLIEDYLLLWILLAVGLGIAIPEIAVVTRASTLILAVMIGSVSLTLSVKQFRQIRARTLGLVLVGHVTMPFLAFGVARRLGLSPELTVGFVVLGAATPELVTPVMTELAGGETALSTTALVVIGVGSVGFIPAVVALLVGEVAVPTMPIIEQLIVAVVVPMLAAVCVRAWQPERVGVYDAYYPAISATMVVLIIGGVTAANAATIRLNTGLLTGIGVGVVVLNTLGYGIGFVLSRAGSRSTHIASVLSVGMRDFAIAAALVIAAGLPTIASLPAVAFGVVEMATSAGLAKWYRRTE